In one Salvelinus fontinalis isolate EN_2023a chromosome 16, ASM2944872v1, whole genome shotgun sequence genomic region, the following are encoded:
- the LOC129812952 gene encoding major surface trophozoite antigen 11-like isoform X2, producing the protein MVPAVMNTTFIENVTATTRVSETTTVSENVTVTTPMILSTTSPGCSALNTSTCETCVPGSYSDNDTLLCSCCHEPGLCLFAGACLPCSRGFFQPLAGQQRCQPCSQGFYTNFTGSLMCQSCSPGSYSNNTGSDSCRSCSPGFYTSQQNATLCSPCQQGTFCNSSSCALCQICPAGTESLQPAAKECTPCRPGMHKAPRQSMCQICSSGFFQIRWGQETCNLCPENHYCPSPDVNPILCPGDAFCPEGSTAPGYCMETFFRKAGEECELAPVTIALLVIGGGVALLFVILLVLRRRRDTDGELSLVRQPLLRKERPQGRYYGIPCDAEPVYAGW; encoded by the exons ATGGTTCCTGCTGTGATGAACACCACATTCATTGAGAATGTGACGGCGACCACCAGAGTCAGTGAGACCACCACAGTCAGTGAGAATGTGACCGTGACCACACCTATGATCCTCAGCACCACATCCCCAGGCTGCTCTGCCCTCAACACCTCCACCTGTGAGACCTGTGTCCCAGGGTCCTACTCTGACAATG ACACCCTGCTGTGTTCCTGCTGCCATGAGCCAGGGCTGTGTCTGTTCGCTGGGGCTTGCCTCCCATGTTCCAGAGGGTTCTTTCAGCCTCTGGCTGGACAACAGCGATGTCAGCCCTGCAGCCAGGGTTTTTACACCAA TTTTACCGGCAGCCTTATGTGTCAGTCCTGCTCCCCAGGCTCCTACAGCAACAACACAGGCTCAGACTCCTGCCGAAGCTGTTCTCCAG GTTTCTATACATCACAACAAAATGCCACATTGTGCAGTCCATGTCAACAGGGAACGTTCTGCAA CTCCTCCAGTTGTGCTCTGTGTCAGATCTGTCCTGCTGGTACAGAGTCTCTGCAGCCAGCTGCCAAGGAGTGCACACCATGTCGTCCAG GTATGCACAAGGCTCCCCGTCAGAGTATGTGTCAAATctgcagcagtggcttcttccagaTCCGCTGGGGCCAGGAGACCTGTAACCTCTGCCCTGAAAACCACTACTGCCCA AGTCCAGATGTGAACCCCATCCTGTGCCCCGGTGATGCCTTTTGTCCTGAAGGCAGCACTGCTCCAGGTTACTGCATGGAGACCTTCTTTCGCAAGGCAGGGGAGGAGTGTGAGCTGGCCCCCGTCACCATTGCTCTACTTGTcataggaggaggag TGGCCCTACTCTTCGTCATCCTGCTGGTGTTGCGTCGAAGGCGAGACACAGACGGAGAGCTTTCCCTCGTACGACAACCTCTGTTACGCAAAGAGCGGCCGCAAGGTCGATACTATGGGATCCCATGTGATGCCGAGCCAGTATATGCTGGTTGGTGA
- the LOC129812953 gene encoding receptor expression-enhancing protein 1-like codes for MVSWIISRLVVLIFGTLYPAYCSYKAVKSKDVKEYVKWMMYWIIFALFTTMETITDIFIFWVPFYYELKIAFVVWLLSPYTKGSSVLYRKFVHPTLSSKEKDIDDYLCQAKDKSYDTLVTFGRKGLNVAATAAVLAATKSQGVLSDRLRSFSMQDLSAYQSDPTEMDPGSVHTQSAAGQQRARTMMRSKSEIGYTKGQDFDMTEYEVLSLDQCDTKEPLSHPITPPEPMTEPTPPLTLQPSLPSPSPSPAPPVTEQTEDMMIGGETSTSSPQLRLIKRKVPEPPPRVLRPLTRFRSAQLSSNREAM; via the exons ATGGTCTCTTGGATAATCTCTAGACTTGTGGT GCTTATATTTGGCACATTATATCCCGCATACTGCTCATACAAAGCTGTCAAGTCAAAGGATGTGAAGGAATAT GTAAAATGGATGATGTACTGGATAATATTTGCCCTATTCACAACCATGGAAACCATCACAGATATATTTATCTTTTG GGTTCCTTTCTATTATGAGCTGAAGATTGCCTTTGTGGTATGGTTACTGTCTCCCTACACAAAGGGGTCCAGCGTTTTATACAGGAAGTTTGTTCACCCAACACTTTCTTCAAAAGAAAAG GACATTGATGACTATCTCTGCCAAGCAAAGGACAAAAGCTATGACACTCTGGTGACTTTTGGGAGGAAAGGTTTGAATGTGGCAGCCACAGCTGCAGTACTGGCTGCGACAAAG AGCCAAGGAGTACTGTCAGATAGACTGCGAAGTTTCAGCATGCAGGACTTGTCCGCCTACCAGTCCGACCCAACTGAGATGGACCCTGGATCTGTCCACACCCAGTCTGCAGCTGGACAACAAAGGGCCAGGACGATGATGCGCAGCAAGTCAGAGATTGGCTACACCAAGG GGCAGGATTTTGACATGACTGAATATGAGGTGTTGAGCCTCGATCAGTGTGACACCAAGGAGCCACTGTCCCATCCTATTACGCCCCCCGAACCCATGACTGAACCCACACCCCCTCTGACCCTCcagccctctctaccctctccatctccatcccctGCACCCCCAGTAACAGAGCAGACTGAGGACATGATGATAGGAGGGGAAACATCCACAAGCTCCCCACAGCTCAGGTTGATTAAGAGGAAGGTGCCTGAG cctCCTCCTAGAGTCTTAAGGCCTCTCACAAGATTCAGGAGTGCCCAGCTGTCTTCAAACAGAGAAGCCATGTGA
- the LOC129812952 gene encoding major surface trophozoite antigen 11-like isoform X1 yields the protein MWSMECWGVLSTIAAACLLGVVVSQTTAPTMVPAVMNTTFIENVTATTRVSETTTVSENVTVTTPMILSTTSPGCSALNTSTCETCVPGSYSDNDTLLCSCCHEPGLCLFAGACLPCSRGFFQPLAGQQRCQPCSQGFYTNFTGSLMCQSCSPGSYSNNTGSDSCRSCSPGFYTSQQNATLCSPCQQGTFCNSSSCALCQICPAGTESLQPAAKECTPCRPGMHKAPRQSMCQICSSGFFQIRWGQETCNLCPENHYCPSPDVNPILCPGDAFCPEGSTAPGYCMETFFRKAGEECELAPVTIALLVIGGGVALLFVILLVLRRRRDTDGELSLVRQPLLRKERPQGRYYGIPCDAEPVYAGW from the exons ATGTGGAGTATGGAATGTTGGGGAGTTTTGTCTACGATTGCTGCCGCCTGTCTGTTAG GTGTGGTGGTGAGCCAGACGACAGCTCCCACGATGGTTCCTGCTGTGATGAACACCACATTCATTGAGAATGTGACGGCGACCACCAGAGTCAGTGAGACCACCACAGTCAGTGAGAATGTGACCGTGACCACACCTATGATCCTCAGCACCACATCCCCAGGCTGCTCTGCCCTCAACACCTCCACCTGTGAGACCTGTGTCCCAGGGTCCTACTCTGACAATG ACACCCTGCTGTGTTCCTGCTGCCATGAGCCAGGGCTGTGTCTGTTCGCTGGGGCTTGCCTCCCATGTTCCAGAGGGTTCTTTCAGCCTCTGGCTGGACAACAGCGATGTCAGCCCTGCAGCCAGGGTTTTTACACCAA TTTTACCGGCAGCCTTATGTGTCAGTCCTGCTCCCCAGGCTCCTACAGCAACAACACAGGCTCAGACTCCTGCCGAAGCTGTTCTCCAG GTTTCTATACATCACAACAAAATGCCACATTGTGCAGTCCATGTCAACAGGGAACGTTCTGCAA CTCCTCCAGTTGTGCTCTGTGTCAGATCTGTCCTGCTGGTACAGAGTCTCTGCAGCCAGCTGCCAAGGAGTGCACACCATGTCGTCCAG GTATGCACAAGGCTCCCCGTCAGAGTATGTGTCAAATctgcagcagtggcttcttccagaTCCGCTGGGGCCAGGAGACCTGTAACCTCTGCCCTGAAAACCACTACTGCCCA AGTCCAGATGTGAACCCCATCCTGTGCCCCGGTGATGCCTTTTGTCCTGAAGGCAGCACTGCTCCAGGTTACTGCATGGAGACCTTCTTTCGCAAGGCAGGGGAGGAGTGTGAGCTGGCCCCCGTCACCATTGCTCTACTTGTcataggaggaggag TGGCCCTACTCTTCGTCATCCTGCTGGTGTTGCGTCGAAGGCGAGACACAGACGGAGAGCTTTCCCTCGTACGACAACCTCTGTTACGCAAAGAGCGGCCGCAAGGTCGATACTATGGGATCCCATGTGATGCCGAGCCAGTATATGCTGGTTGGTGA